The Desmonostoc muscorum LEGE 12446 genome includes a region encoding these proteins:
- a CDS encoding serine/threonine-protein kinase, with amino-acid sequence MTRTKQTIGGHYQILSSLGEGNFGRTYLAEDLHAKKRKVVVKQFSFVCNSQSTFNKAKELFDREGEVLYELSNGLQNNQIPRFIAFFEENQEFYLIEEFIEGQTLREELAQKIRLPENEVVDLLKDVLCILKVINEKGIIHRDIKPDNIIIRASDGKPTLIDFGAVKEITQLQPKPTIIYTPGYSPREQFNGSAKFNSDIYALGMTALEALTGLEPEKLKDDTGKVIWSNQIQGSDRLVEILQKMVDEDYRIRYQSAEDVLADLVRVKQPKNTVMLAPKNHLPVQTIHKTVFQSTSVIPQWLKFPILPLIVIGIFGSTSFFAVRKLLMPLQVNSDVSQPELQKLTPKKADSKSSNVSDSNKNQEKINPCPPILAPGQICKK; translated from the coding sequence ATGACTAGAACAAAGCAAACCATCGGCGGACACTACCAAATCCTATCTAGCTTAGGTGAAGGAAATTTTGGGCGAACTTACCTAGCAGAAGATTTACACGCGAAAAAACGCAAGGTTGTAGTTAAGCAATTTTCCTTTGTTTGTAATAGTCAATCCACATTTAATAAGGCTAAGGAATTATTTGACAGGGAAGGGGAAGTTTTATATGAGTTGAGTAATGGGTTACAAAATAACCAAATACCGCGTTTTATAGCATTTTTTGAAGAAAATCAAGAATTTTATTTAATCGAAGAGTTTATTGAAGGACAAACCCTCAGAGAAGAATTAGCTCAAAAAATCAGACTACCAGAAAATGAAGTAGTGGATTTGCTCAAAGATGTTTTGTGTATTCTCAAAGTAATAAATGAAAAGGGAATAATTCATCGAGACATCAAGCCAGATAATATTATTATACGTGCGAGTGACGGCAAACCCACATTGATTGATTTTGGTGCGGTAAAAGAAATAACTCAATTGCAGCCCAAACCAACAATTATTTACACGCCAGGATACAGCCCCCGGGAACAATTCAACGGCTCGGCAAAATTCAATAGTGATATATATGCGTTGGGGATGACAGCGTTAGAAGCGCTAACAGGATTAGAACCAGAAAAGTTAAAAGATGACACAGGTAAGGTAATCTGGTCTAATCAAATCCAAGGGAGCGATCGCTTAGTAGAAATCCTCCAAAAAATGGTTGATGAAGACTATCGCATTCGATATCAATCAGCAGAGGATGTACTAGCTGATTTAGTGCGAGTAAAACAGCCGAAAAACACTGTGATGCTTGCACCAAAAAATCATTTACCAGTTCAAACTATACACAAAACTGTTTTCCAGTCAACAAGCGTCATACCCCAATGGCTCAAGTTTCCAATTTTACCACTCATAGTAATTGGAATATTTGGTTCAACGTCATTTTTTGCTGTCAGAAAATTACTCATGCCCCTACAAGTAAACTCTGATGTTTCTCAACCGGAACTCCAAAAACTAACACCAAAAAAAGCTGATTCTAAATCTTCCAACGTATCTGATAGTAATAAAAATCAAGAAAAAATTAATCCTTGTCCTCCAATTCTGGCACCTGGTCAAATTTGTAAAAAATGA
- a CDS encoding COP23 domain-containing protein gives MNPKSSLSLMAALMLALASAIAPTTNAQANISEGFVCKKSNGTWTTVYQDSRREKPFIRWTSDFGGLANYTREQRCREVTSRLNDYMINQRPFYMTTGRTKDGKYPIVCRTDFEGGGCKGLIYTLDPNGRTPPDAIVKELLEIVNPDVGPSLGVPATSCPLYVNVRLYLQGKSSAKYVCRTR, from the coding sequence ATGAATCCGAAAAGTAGTTTATCTCTAATGGCAGCATTGATGTTGGCATTAGCATCTGCTATTGCACCCACTACAAATGCTCAGGCAAATATCAGTGAAGGTTTTGTTTGCAAAAAGTCTAATGGTACATGGACAACTGTCTACCAAGACTCACGCAGAGAAAAACCCTTTATTCGTTGGACTTCTGACTTTGGTGGTTTAGCTAACTATACACGTGAACAACGCTGTCGGGAAGTGACTAGCAGATTAAATGACTACATGATAAATCAGCGTCCGTTTTACATGACTACCGGTAGAACTAAAGACGGAAAGTATCCTATCGTTTGCCGGACTGACTTTGAAGGTGGTGGTTGCAAAGGGCTGATTTACACTTTAGATCCTAATGGACGTACACCTCCCGATGCGATCGTCAAAGAGTTACTAGAAATTGTTAACCCTGATGTAGGACCTTCATTAGGCGTACCAGCAACAAGTTGCCCCTTGTATGTTAATGTTCGTTTATATTTACAAGGTAAATCTAGTGCTAAATATGTTTGTAGAACTAGATAA
- a CDS encoding S1 family peptidase → MKRTLTIVLSLACICVPLLEPSTQAINSLVIAQTISSNNKSDTEINSIAQKITVQIFEAVSQQEENFIGTGFIVKKQSKQGNNFDYQVLTNAHVVKKLHTGYQYQIKTYENRIYKAFLPKNANKFQNYDLAILTFSSSVGYETAKLGKSDRLQPQNKIFVAGFPCESIQCKPKLTIKSGVIAPIEFLLQGKTLVNGYRIGYDIDVQSGTSGGPIIDTVGEVVGVNGRSKFVGSPFANAPDPYRFDDNTQPEKDIKLLMGYFAWGIPIETYTKLDNINSPIEITPQSSLSGNTQRNSYTNSEAQGIVISNSLITNIILILILALIISIVWYSFKQWNKYKAETQQKSLPLKNKHEEQQSNLPLNFQAIEDKEKQQESNIYSERQQPKITDKKQKLSSGKAIFQKLFKPFYRIKNHQKKKVQNLSPTKEQDK, encoded by the coding sequence ATGAAACGAACTTTGACCATAGTCTTGAGTTTAGCCTGCATTTGTGTCCCATTGTTGGAACCATCAACGCAGGCTATTAATTCTTTGGTTATTGCTCAAACAATTTCTAGCAATAACAAGTCTGATACAGAAATTAATAGTATTGCTCAAAAAATTACAGTTCAAATATTTGAAGCAGTTTCTCAACAAGAAGAAAACTTTATTGGAACTGGATTTATAGTTAAAAAACAAAGTAAACAAGGTAATAATTTTGATTACCAAGTATTAACTAACGCTCACGTAGTAAAAAAACTGCATACTGGATATCAGTATCAAATTAAAACTTATGAAAATCGCATTTACAAAGCTTTTTTACCGAAAAATGCGAATAAATTTCAGAATTATGACTTAGCCATATTAACTTTTAGCAGTTCTGTTGGATATGAAACAGCAAAATTAGGTAAATCTGACAGATTGCAACCACAAAACAAAATTTTTGTCGCTGGCTTTCCATGTGAATCTATTCAATGTAAACCTAAACTAACAATTAAATCAGGTGTAATCGCTCCCATAGAATTTCTCTTGCAGGGAAAAACTTTAGTTAATGGCTACAGAATAGGATACGATATTGATGTTCAATCAGGAACCAGCGGTGGGCCAATCATAGACACCGTAGGTGAAGTAGTAGGGGTTAATGGTAGGAGTAAATTTGTAGGTTCGCCCTTTGCCAATGCTCCAGATCCATACAGATTTGATGATAATACTCAACCAGAGAAAGATATTAAATTATTGATGGGATACTTTGCTTGGGGTATTCCGATTGAAACATATACAAAGTTGGATAATATAAACTCACCAATAGAAATTACTCCTCAATCTTCTTTATCTGGGAATACCCAACGAAATTCTTACACAAATTCAGAAGCTCAAGGGATTGTAATCAGCAATAGCTTAATAACAAATATAATTCTAATTCTGATTTTGGCTTTGATTATAAGTATTGTTTGGTATTCATTCAAGCAGTGGAATAAATACAAAGCAGAAACCCAGCAAAAATCTCTACCTCTAAAAAATAAGCACGAAGAACAACAATCTAATCTTCCATTGAATTTTCAAGCTATTGAAGATAAAGAAAAGCAGCAAGAATCTAATATTTATTCCGAAAGACAGCAGCCAAAAATTACAGATAAAAAGCAAAAATTATCAAGCGGCAAAGCAATATTTCAGAAATTGTTTAAACCATTTTATAGGATAAAAAACCACCAAAAAAAGAAGGTGCAAAATCTATCTCCAACAAAAGAACAAGATAAATAG
- a CDS encoding S1 family peptidase — protein MKKFLMLMMLIVAITFIGSSCEGKKTPIPDPTPTISIPSPTPTISNPTPTIPSPTPTTSGLIPEEIRKLAEETTVFITGRGKPGSGVIIDREDNTNTYYVLTAAHVVGSKPTPFDPPYKLQTKDNQERIVADDKTYDENVQKFRESTDLAIIKFTAEPGQEYQFAPLAKSILIGMPVYGFGWTSCSGGNQRQFQKTEGEICKINPDANNGWNVSYTNNIIEGMSGGPVFDSSGYVVAIQAGQDGNGAISDDSCKPLPLQPDPKFNYGLGVPIRENFEMLRSKLGQKLEIKLQPAISAQQEPIVNIKCREKLPQTECPPILAPGESCNSHFE, from the coding sequence GTGAAAAAATTTTTAATGCTAATGATGCTGATTGTCGCAATCACATTTATTGGATCAAGTTGTGAAGGTAAGAAGACTCCAATCCCTGATCCGACACCGACAATCTCGATTCCTAGCCCGACACCGACAATTTCTAACCCGACACCAACAATCCCTAGCCCGACACCAACAACCTCTGGTTTAATACCAGAAGAAATAAGAAAACTTGCAGAAGAAACAACTGTATTTATTACTGGAAGAGGTAAACCTGGTTCAGGTGTAATTATTGATAGAGAAGATAATACTAATACGTATTATGTATTAACAGCTGCACATGTTGTAGGAAGTAAACCAACTCCCTTCGATCCTCCATACAAATTGCAAACCAAAGATAATCAAGAACGTATTGTTGCAGATGACAAGACTTATGATGAAAATGTTCAAAAATTTCGGGAATCTACTGATTTAGCAATTATAAAATTTACTGCTGAACCAGGTCAAGAATACCAATTTGCTCCATTAGCTAAATCTATATTGATAGGAATGCCTGTGTATGGATTTGGATGGACTAGTTGCTCAGGAGGAAATCAACGACAATTTCAGAAGACTGAAGGTGAAATATGTAAAATTAATCCAGATGCTAATAATGGTTGGAATGTGAGTTATACAAACAATATTATTGAGGGGATGAGTGGAGGCCCTGTGTTTGATTCCAGTGGATATGTTGTTGCTATTCAAGCAGGACAGGATGGAAATGGAGCAATATCTGATGATAGCTGTAAACCTCTGCCATTACAACCAGATCCAAAATTTAATTATGGTTTAGGTGTTCCTATTCGTGAAAATTTTGAGATGCTGCGATCAAAACTGGGTCAAAAATTAGAAATAAAACTGCAACCAGCCATTTCTGCTCAACAAGAGCCTATAGTTAATATTAAATGTCGTGAAAAACTTCCACAAACAGAATGCCCTCCCATATTAGCTCCAGGGGAAAGCTGCAATTCTCACTTTGAATGA
- a CDS encoding phycobilisome linker polypeptide, whose product MAFGPASRLGVALFEDTDPIDLWPGRSNEEIETVIRAVYKQVLGNAYVLESERLPVPESQLKRGEISVREFVRQVAKSELYRSRFFDSVPRYRSIELNFRHLLGRAPLDLEETRSHSTILDTKGFEADIDSYLDSDEYQETFGENTVPYIRGYKTEAIQSLVQFTHIFQLVRGSSSSSLKGDLAGKQPKLNSLVIQNTPSPVISPASKGAAFRNPTSTPRTRQGVGAGDDGKVYRIEVTGYKANVVNSISKFRRSNQVYFVPYNQLSQEYQRIHKQGGVIASITPVN is encoded by the coding sequence ATGGCTTTCGGACCAGCATCACGATTAGGGGTCGCTTTATTTGAAGACACCGATCCCATTGATCTGTGGCCAGGTCGCTCTAATGAGGAAATTGAAACCGTAATTAGAGCTGTCTACAAGCAAGTTTTAGGCAATGCCTATGTGTTGGAGAGTGAACGGCTGCCCGTTCCTGAATCCCAACTCAAACGGGGTGAAATTAGCGTTCGGGAGTTCGTGCGTCAAGTCGCCAAGTCGGAACTTTACCGCTCGCGCTTTTTTGATAGCGTTCCTCGCTATCGGTCGATTGAATTAAATTTCAGACATCTTCTTGGTCGTGCGCCATTGGATCTAGAAGAAACCCGTTCACATAGCACTATTCTGGACACAAAGGGCTTTGAAGCTGACATTGATTCTTATTTAGACAGCGACGAATACCAAGAGACTTTCGGCGAAAACACAGTACCTTACATTCGGGGCTACAAAACTGAAGCTATCCAGAGCTTGGTTCAGTTTACCCACATATTCCAGTTGGTACGTGGTTCCTCTAGTAGCAGTCTCAAAGGTGACTTAGCTGGCAAACAACCAAAATTGAACAGCTTAGTAATTCAAAATACTCCTAGCCCTGTAATTTCACCAGCCAGTAAGGGTGCTGCATTCCGCAACCCAACATCTACTCCAAGGACCCGTCAAGGGGTGGGAGCTGGTGATGATGGTAAGGTTTACCGGATTGAAGTCACTGGTTACAAGGCAAATGTGGTAAATAGTATTTCCAAGTTCCGCCGCAGTAACCAGGTCTATTTCGTACCCTACAATCAACTCTCACAAGAGTATCAACGGATTCACAAGCAGGGTGGTGTAATTGCTAGTATCACTCCTGTCAACTAG
- a CDS encoding phycobilisome rod-core linker polypeptide, whose protein sequence is MGSIVINSPKVELWSTSSTEEVEAVIRAVYKQVLGNAHLLESERLVTGESQLRDRQISVRDFVRIVAKSEIYRTRFFESTAPYRFIELNFKHLLGRAPLDQTEVSEHIRRTVESGYDAEIDSYIDSPEYQASFGENTVPYYRGNSSQVGQKQVGYNRIFGLVRGVAESSSSVKSSQLVYSVATNSTAKIKSPSVIGSTEKRFKILVQGGSGKFNNPLRRTTTEYIVPASNMTPQIQRINRTSGKIVSITEIV, encoded by the coding sequence ATGGGAAGCATAGTTATAAATTCCCCAAAGGTGGAGCTGTGGTCAACGAGCTCTACTGAAGAAGTGGAAGCAGTGATTCGAGCCGTTTATAAGCAAGTTTTGGGTAACGCTCACTTGTTAGAAAGTGAGCGGCTCGTGACTGGTGAATCGCAACTGCGCGATCGCCAAATCAGCGTTCGTGACTTTGTGCGAATCGTCGCTAAATCCGAGATTTACCGGACTCGGTTTTTTGAAAGCACTGCTCCCTATCGGTTTATTGAACTCAACTTTAAACATTTGCTAGGTCGCGCTCCCCTCGATCAGACAGAGGTTTCCGAGCATATCCGTCGTACCGTTGAAAGCGGTTATGATGCTGAGATCGACTCCTACATCGATAGCCCTGAATATCAGGCTTCTTTTGGCGAAAATACTGTACCCTACTATCGGGGAAACAGCAGCCAAGTAGGGCAAAAGCAAGTTGGCTATAACCGGATTTTTGGGCTTGTTCGTGGCGTAGCTGAAAGCTCAAGCTCCGTCAAGTCCTCTCAGTTGGTATACTCAGTAGCAACCAACAGCACTGCTAAGATTAAGTCACCTTCTGTGATCGGTAGTACTGAAAAGAGATTTAAGATCCTCGTTCAGGGTGGAAGTGGAAAATTCAATAATCCCCTCCGCCGCACCACAACCGAGTACATTGTTCCTGCTAGCAACATGACACCGCAAATTCAGCGGATCAATCGCACTAGCGGCAAGATTGTTAGCATCACAGAGATTGTTTAA
- a CDS encoding phycobiliprotein lyase: MEINEFFELSIGRWRSQRSGHHLAFAHFEEVLSNIDIESLSTDDPTVLEVCKLHDIDSASITHPFRMTWEGESDWDDKPISGSTVLVPIPDIENPSRGKLLRENGYAEVVPAVGRYHLSDDGVFTLLTEYDLVAAEERIWFANPNLRFRVSMIKTSDGKGVTTASFSSEIRSLSSSTS, encoded by the coding sequence ATGGAAATTAATGAATTTTTTGAACTTTCAATTGGACGATGGCGATCGCAACGTAGCGGTCATCATTTAGCATTCGCCCATTTTGAAGAAGTCTTGTCTAACATTGACATTGAATCTCTATCTACCGACGACCCGACGGTGCTAGAAGTATGTAAATTACATGATATTGACTCCGCCAGTATCACTCACCCCTTTCGCATGACTTGGGAAGGTGAATCAGACTGGGACGATAAACCAATCTCTGGTAGTACCGTGCTGGTACCAATTCCCGATATTGAAAATCCTTCTAGAGGCAAACTGCTGCGGGAAAACGGATATGCTGAAGTAGTCCCGGCAGTAGGTAGATACCACCTGAGTGACGACGGTGTTTTTACGCTGCTGACAGAGTATGATCTGGTTGCAGCTGAAGAGCGAATTTGGTTTGCTAACCCAAATCTGCGATTTCGCGTATCGATGATCAAAACCAGCGATGGTAAAGGCGTGACAACAGCTTCCTTTTCTTCAGAGATTCGGTCTTTGTCCAGTTCAACGAGTTAG
- a CDS encoding chromophore lyase CpcT/CpeT — protein MTIAASDSSIKSSDLLTLACWMAGDFSNQKQSFANPQLYAHIHIFFRPLPFEFFSAVGFYSEQVYDHDLWTPYRQGVHRLVDLGDRIYIENYSLKDPILYAGAGRESDILKTITPQSIERRYNCSMVFVREGEMFRGSVEPGNQCLIPRNGRQTYLISEVEVTEHTWISLDKGMDIETHEQIWGSTAGPLRFEKRESFADELNAVTALC, from the coding sequence ATGACAATAGCCGCCAGTGACTCTAGCATCAAGTCTAGCGATTTGCTCACCTTAGCTTGTTGGATGGCAGGAGATTTTAGCAACCAAAAGCAATCTTTTGCAAATCCTCAACTTTACGCGCACATTCACATTTTTTTTCGTCCTTTACCATTTGAGTTTTTTTCTGCCGTCGGTTTTTATTCTGAACAAGTATATGACCACGATTTATGGACACCCTATCGCCAGGGAGTACATAGATTAGTAGATTTGGGCGATCGCATTTATATCGAAAATTACAGCTTGAAAGACCCTATACTTTACGCAGGCGCTGGTCGGGAATCAGATATCCTCAAAACCATCACCCCACAGAGTATTGAACGGCGCTATAACTGTTCAATGGTTTTTGTCCGAGAAGGTGAAATGTTTCGCGGTAGTGTAGAACCAGGCAATCAATGTTTAATTCCTCGCAACGGCCGTCAGACATATCTTATTAGCGAAGTAGAAGTAACTGAGCATACCTGGATAAGTCTAGATAAAGGCATGGATATTGAAACCCATGAACAAATATGGGGTTCAACTGCTGGGCCTTTGCGGTTTGAAAAACGAGAAAGTTTTGCTGATGAATTAAATGCGGTGACCGCATTATGTTAA
- a CDS encoding CpeR family transcriptional regulator, translating into MLIQLESVKPKMLPPLAEKKMRCWIRSRHLICSGNFFIFETLEYTTIERFSECVASLGGTVISVDPINKIWMGDHRQVILYQAKASLHTPHHTLKQYWIKYGGFYTRFDIRA; encoded by the coding sequence ATGTTAATTCAGCTGGAATCTGTTAAACCTAAAATGTTACCTCCACTAGCTGAAAAAAAAATGCGCTGCTGGATTCGCAGTCGTCACTTGATTTGTTCAGGTAACTTTTTTATCTTCGAGACATTAGAATATACGACGATTGAAAGGTTTTCTGAATGTGTTGCTTCTTTAGGAGGAACAGTAATATCTGTTGACCCTATTAATAAAATTTGGATGGGCGATCATCGGCAAGTCATTCTATATCAGGCAAAAGCAAGTTTACATACACCTCATCACACCTTGAAACAATACTGGATAAAATACGGTGGTTTCTACACTAGGTTTGATATCCGTGCTTGA
- a CDS encoding phycobilisome rod-core linker polypeptide, whose translation MPSLSDDDIRQSQYQAFSQTETIELWSGASVDDTEIVIRAVYRQVLGNAYVMESERLIAPESQLKQGIINVREFVRQVAKSELYRSRFFANVYRYRAIELNFKHLLGRAPDDYSEMIYHSNILDEQGFEADIDSYVDSEEYFSAFGENVVPYYRGYKTQTGQKILEFTNMLQLVRSNSSSDKNLASNNKPQLVRSLITNTPYGKLKPTDVGALLAELFKPKPESAAGVNTFVAASKTAEQSLQQKIQEQQSQITALQQQLAGLQTFASIGATQFTSSSQLSSFQSADSSASLQQQADAQVKQITALQEQIADARRLAAVGEARLNKWRSRVFNG comes from the coding sequence ATGCCAAGCCTTTCAGATGATGACATTAGACAAAGCCAATACCAAGCATTTTCTCAAACAGAAACCATTGAACTGTGGTCTGGTGCTTCGGTTGATGATACCGAAATTGTGATTCGGGCGGTTTATCGGCAGGTTTTGGGCAATGCTTATGTGATGGAAAGTGAACGCCTCATTGCCCCAGAATCACAACTCAAGCAAGGCATAATTAATGTTCGTGAGTTTGTGCGTCAAGTTGCCAAATCAGAGTTGTATCGCTCCAGATTTTTTGCTAACGTTTACCGCTATCGTGCGATTGAATTAAACTTCAAGCATCTGCTAGGTCGCGCTCCTGATGACTACTCCGAGATGATATATCACAGCAACATTTTAGACGAACAGGGTTTTGAGGCCGATATTGATTCTTATGTTGATAGCGAGGAATATTTCAGTGCCTTTGGCGAGAATGTAGTACCATATTACCGAGGTTATAAAACCCAAACTGGGCAAAAAATATTGGAATTTACCAATATGCTGCAACTAGTGCGGAGCAATTCTAGCAGCGACAAGAACCTAGCATCAAATAATAAACCTCAATTGGTGCGATCGCTAATTACCAACACTCCTTACGGTAAACTCAAACCCACCGATGTTGGTGCATTGTTAGCTGAACTGTTCAAACCCAAGCCAGAATCTGCTGCTGGAGTTAATACATTTGTTGCAGCTAGTAAAACAGCCGAACAAAGTTTGCAACAAAAAATTCAAGAACAACAAAGCCAGATTACAGCTTTACAACAACAACTAGCAGGGTTACAAACCTTTGCTAGCATCGGTGCAACACAATTTACCAGTAGTTCCCAGCTTTCTAGTTTTCAGAGTGCAGATTCATCTGCATCTTTGCAACAGCAAGCCGACGCCCAGGTAAAGCAGATTACTGCACTACAAGAGCAAATTGCTGATGCTCGACGCTTGGCCGCAGTTGGCGAAGCCCGTTTAAATAAGTGGCGCAGTCGCGTTTTTAATGGCTAA